One part of the Aurantibacillus circumpalustris genome encodes these proteins:
- a CDS encoding lysophospholipid acyltransferase family protein gives MKLFLVILRPVWKTWFLLWFVVPFILMFPLFYFGLVTKRFDFVFKLKRLWARIISIGAFIYPVIKYSSKKYKLPKPCVVVCNHTSYLDIIFIPFYTDHTAVFMGKSELLQIPLFKYFFVYLDIPVNRQSIKDSHKAFSVAGEKIDEGLSQIIYPEGTISEHGKLRPFKNGAFKLAIEKQVTIVPVVNVNNWKFLQNGGFLTSNGRPGIPKIVVGDPIYTTGMTEADIPQLKEKVTTFIHSELEKENGK, from the coding sequence ATGAAATTGTTTTTAGTTATACTGCGGCCTGTATGGAAAACCTGGTTTCTTCTTTGGTTCGTTGTGCCTTTTATTTTAATGTTCCCTTTGTTTTACTTTGGTTTGGTTACCAAAAGATTTGACTTTGTATTTAAACTAAAACGACTATGGGCAAGAATAATTTCTATCGGAGCGTTTATTTATCCGGTTATTAAGTATTCTTCCAAAAAATATAAATTACCAAAACCTTGTGTGGTTGTTTGTAATCATACGTCGTATCTGGATATTATTTTTATTCCGTTTTATACAGATCATACGGCGGTTTTTATGGGAAAATCAGAACTTTTACAAATCCCTTTATTCAAATATTTTTTTGTTTACTTAGATATTCCAGTTAATAGGCAGAGCATTAAAGATTCTCACAAAGCCTTTTCTGTTGCTGGAGAAAAAATAGATGAAGGTCTCAGTCAGATCATATATCCTGAAGGCACAATAAGTGAGCATGGAAAATTAAGACCATTTAAGAACGGAGCTTTTAAACTTGCTATTGAAAAACAAGTAACTATTGTACCAGTAGTAAATGTAAATAATTGGAAATTTTTACAAAATGGGGGCTTCTTAACAAGCAACGGCAGACCAGGTATACCAAAAATTGTGGTGGGAGACCCTATTTATACAACGGGTATGACAGAAGCAGATATACCTCAACTTAAGGAGAAAGTTACTACCTTTATTCATTCAGAATTAGAAAAAGAGAATGGCAAATAA